One window of Amaranthus tricolor cultivar Red isolate AtriRed21 chromosome 13, ASM2621246v1, whole genome shotgun sequence genomic DNA carries:
- the LOC130798871 gene encoding serine/threonine-protein phosphatase 7 long form homolog — MDPAAPGPLDPSVLTMQASHRSSVLWDVQVSDTETIYTRHPDSAPWAIDARIVPYLQLARLHDFHLIAYGRVDRALLTALVERWRQETHTFHLPIGEATVTLLDVAVLTRLPIEGHAVCIDVRQFESWQDKVHRVLGVRPPAEVTKGSSLRVTWLAQNFSQLPEGADDATVERYARAYLLYLIGAVLFSDKTGNRVQLLYLTLLDAPWEVISGYSWGSAALAYLYRRLCEASQKNVKEIAGPLIILQLWAWEHVLIGQPMRSVGRGAFAPPLLPPPHVPYGSRWSFERRSRTHTGSGVGFYRDQLDLLRADQFLWDPYPAEAYAALPQHSGILSGAWRASVPLICFDMVEVHLPERVLRQFGMVQGIPPPCDTEAELHHSRKGRDPKNWIEVNWRHVARWEHRLDLLAQGVFVGTGVSWLKVFFDGVRMLNEKGVGVAPCIGKALPEAGLSWCYE; from the exons atggatccagcagctccaggccctctGGACCCTAGTGTCCTTACGATGCAGGCGAGTCACAGGAGCAGTGTGCTATGGGATGTACAG GTGTCCGATACGGAAaccatatacaccaggcatcccgaTTCAGCTCCATGGGCGATTGACGCACGGATCGTCCCGTACCTTCAGCTTGCGAGATTGCATGACTTCCACCTGATCGCGTACGGGAGAGTCGATCGGGCGCTGCtcacggctttagtcgagcggtggcgccaggagactcataccttccacctacctataggtgaggctaccgtcacgttacttgacgtagctgttcttacacggcttcccatcgagggacatgccgtGTGCATCGATGTACGCCAGTTTGAAAGCTGGCAAGATAAAGTCCATAGAGTATTAGGAGTGCGACCTCCGGCTGAGGTAACCAAAGGGAGTAGCCTGCGTGTAACATGGCTTGCACAAAACTTCTCGCAActccctgaaggtgctgatgacGCCACCGTTGAGAGATACGCTAGGGCGTATCTCCTTTATCTGATTGGtgctgtcttgttctccgacaagactggcaaccgagtacaactattgtacttgacgttgcttgatgcgccatgggaggtcatctccgggtacagctggggttcggcagccctagcgtatctgtacaggagactttgtgaagcttcacagaagaacgtgaaggagatcgctggTCCCCTGATTATTCTACag CTTTGGGCATGGGAGCAtgttctcattggtcaaccgatgaggagtgtgggtcgtggtgcatttgcgccaccactGCTTCCTCCCCCGCATGTGCCatatggatcgcggtggtcctttgaaagaCGATCAAGGACCCACACTGGATCgggcgtggggttctaccgcgatcaGCTCGATCTATTACGTGCTGACCAG TTTctatgggacccttaccccgctgaggcatacgctgcattgcctcagcactcgggcatattgtcaggggcgtggagagcatctgtacctctgatctgcttcgacatggtcgaagtgcatctccctgagcgcgtactgcgccaatttgggatggtacagggcatcccgcctCCATGCGACACAGAAGCGGAGCTCCACCACTCTCGCAAGGGTCGGGATCCCAAGAACTGGATAGAGGTGAACTGGCGGcatgtcgctcgttgggagcacaggctagaTCTGCttgcccaag GTGTGTTTGTGGGAACTGGTGTGAGTTGGCTCAAAGTATTTTTTGATGGTGTTCGAATGTTGAATGAGAAAG GGGTTGGCGTTGCACCTTGCATTGGGAAAGCCCTACCTGAGGCTGGTCTTAGTTGGTGTTATGAATGA